In Polaribacter sp. Hel_I_88, the following proteins share a genomic window:
- a CDS encoding DUF6702 family protein, with translation MKTKHTLLILFIIPLLSFTTHKYYLSLTQLTYKSESKSIQIIMNVFMDDIELALNKDNDIDLQLTTKKELKNNDVYFENYLKEKLLFKVDGKAKNFNYIGKEYEGDLVYFYLEIENINQLETIHVTNNILTKHFPEQQNLVKSKVGKKNKSVLLTKDENTTTLKF, from the coding sequence ATGAAAACAAAACACACTTTATTAATACTTTTTATCATTCCACTTTTATCGTTTACAACGCACAAATATTATTTGAGTTTAACACAACTTACCTATAAAAGCGAGTCAAAATCAATACAAATTATTATGAACGTTTTTATGGATGATATTGAGCTCGCTTTGAATAAAGATAATGATATCGATTTGCAATTAACTACCAAAAAAGAACTAAAAAATAATGATGTTTATTTTGAAAATTACTTAAAAGAAAAACTCCTTTTTAAAGTGGATGGAAAAGCAAAAAACTTTAATTATATTGGCAAAGAATATGAAGGAGATCTAGTTTATTTTTATCTCGAAATAGAAAATATTAACCAATTAGAAACCATACATGTTACTAATAACATTTTAACAAAGCATTTTCCTGAACAACAAAATTTAGTAAAATCGAAAGTCGGTAAAAAAAATAAAAGTGTTTTACTTACTAAAGATGAAAATACGACTACTCTAAAATTTTAA